ATCCGGCTCCCGGTCGCGGAGAACATCCGCCGGGTCGCGAAGGCGAAGGGCAGCTCCGTCGACGACGTCACCGTCGTACTGCTGGACCGGCGGCGGCACAACGAGCTCGCGACCCAGATCCGGGCCACCGGTGCGCGGATCAAGTTCATCTCCGACGGCGACGTCGCGGGCGCCGTCGAGGCGGCCCGCCCGGACACCGGTCTGGACATGTTGCTCGGCATCGGCGGTACGCCGGAAGGCATCATCGCCGCCTGCGCGATGAAGTGCCTGGGCGGAAAGATCCAGGGCAAGCTCTGGCCGCGGGACGACGAGGAGCGGCAGAAGGCGCTCGACGCCGGCCACGACCTTGACCAGGTGCTCGACACCGACGACCTGGTGAGCGGCGACGACCACTTCTTCGTCGCGACCGGCATCACCGACGGCGAACTGCTCCGCGGGGTCCGCTACGGCCGCTCCACCGCCCGTACCCACTCGCTCGTGATGCGCTCCCGCAGCGGCACGATCCGCTCAATCGAGAGCGTCCACCAACTGGAGAAGCTCCGCGCCTACTCCGCCATCGACTTCGAGCACGCCCGATGAGCGCACCTGTCCTCGTCATCGGCGAGGCTCTCGTGGACATCGTCGGCCCGGCGGCGAAGACCGCCCGCAACGGCAACGGCAAGGCCAAGGCGATCCCCGGCGGGTTCGCCGCCAACGTCGCGGTCGGCCTGGCCCGGATGAGTGTGCCGACCGAGCTGGTGGCCCGTTTCGGCACCGATCCGTACGGCGATCTGCTCGGGTCACACCTGTTCGGGAACGGCGTCCAGCTCGCGCCGGGGACGGTGGACCCGGGGTCCCGGACCAGCACCGCCACCGCGACCCTGGATTCCGACGGGGTGGCGACGTACAAGTTCGACATGACCTGGGATCCGCCGGAGCTGTCGCTGCCGCGGGGCTGCCCGGCGATCCACACCGGGTCGATCGCGATGATGCTCGAGCCCGGGGCGACCGCGATCGGCGAGTTCCTGAAGTCGGTGGCCGACCAGCCGGTGACGGTCACGCTCGACCCGAATGCGCGGCCGGCGATCACCCCCGATCCGGTGGTGGCATGGTCGGCCGTTCGAGAGCTTGCCGCCCTGTCGGACCTGGTGAAGTTGAGCGACGAGGACTGCGAGTTCTTCCGGCCCGGAGTGTCGCTCGACGACATCGCGGAGGAGCTGCTGACCGCCGACCGGACGCAGTGCGTGGTGATCACGCGCGGCGGACACGGCGCGCTCGGCGTCGGCCGGGACATCCGGGTCGAGGTTCCGGCGCCGGCGATCGAGGTGGTCGACACCGTGGGAGCCGGCGACTCGCTGATGGCGGCGCTGATCGCAGGGCTGCTGGCGCGCGGGCTGCTCGGCGAGCGGCGGCTGGCCGGACTGACCTCCGACGACCTGCGGGACGTCGTGGACTACGCCGTGAAGGCGGCGGCCATCACCTGCACCCGGCACGGCGCCGACCCGCCGACCGCGGCCGAGCACACGGAGAAATGGGGATCCTGAGCGTGTCTGCCGAAACCTGGACCTCCGAACTGGAGTCCAACGGCAGCGTGGACTTCCGGCCGCGCCGCAGCAGGCTCGCGGTGCGGCTGGCCGGATTCGGTCTGCTGATGGTGCTGTCGGCCTGGACGAACGTCGAGCATCTGCGCGCGGACGGGGTGTCGGGCACACTCGGCGTACTGCGGCTGACCGCCCTCGCGGCGTTCGTCTACGGCACCGGCTGGACCACGTGGCAGCTTGTCACGAACCGCCCGGTCATCACGGTGGACACCGAGGGCGTCACCCGGGGCCGCAGCTTGCAGTGGTCGGGCATCACCAGCATCGACGAGCCCGCCGGCTGGCCGCTGGCTCGCGCGGTGCAGATCAACCCGGCGGACCGCCGTACGCGGCCTATCTCGATTCCGCAGGACCACGTCGGAGACCTGGACGCCCTCGCCCCCTGGCTGCGCTCACTGCACGAACAGCATCGGGACTAGTTCACCGAGCTGCGTACGGCGCTCAGATGTTCGCGGGAACGGGCCGCGGCCAGGTCCGGGTCCTTGGCGCGGATGGCGTCCGCGATCGCCTCGTGAGCGGCCTGGTCGTGGCGATGCCGGTGCTCCTCGTCGAGCTTGAGCATGTCGATCATCGCCCGCCGGATCAGCGGCACGAACGTGTCGAAGAGCTCCGTGAGTACGGCGTTGTGCGCGGCCGTCACCACCGCGCGGTGGAACGCGAGGTCGGCCTCGATGTACCAGTCGTCGGGCGACTTCACGGCGGCTCGTTGGCGGTCCGCGAGCGTGTAGCGGAAGTTCTTCAGGTCCGCCGGCGTACGACGGGTCGCCGCCAGCCGCGCGGCCTCGGTCTCGATCGCCAGCCGACCTTCCAGTACGTCGGTGATGTCGGCCTTCCGCAGTACCTTGTCCCAGTCCTCGGCGGCCTGTAGCGCGATCACGAACACGCCCGCGCCCTGGCGACTCTCCAGCACCCGCCGGCCCGCCAGTTCCCGAACGGCCTCGCGGATCGTGGACCGGCCGACGCCGAGCTGCGCGGCCAGCGTGGTCTCACCGGGAAGCTTCGCGCCGAGGACCCATTCGCCGCTCCCGATCCGGCGCAGCAACTCCTCGGCTGCCTGCTCGGCGAGCGGATGACGGCGAATCATGAGCGACATTCTAGAGGTGATCAGGTTGTCAGCTTGTCTGAGGAGTTGATACGGTGCTCGGCATGCGCACGCTTTCGCGTCTCCTCCTTCTTGGCCGCCACGGCGGGAGCTGATTCGACCGGCGCTCCCTCCGTGGAGTGCAGTCGTCTGCCGGTCCTCCCCGCTTCCCGGAAGGACCACCCGTCATG
This Kribbella sp. NBC_00482 DNA region includes the following protein-coding sequences:
- the glpX gene encoding class II fructose-bisphosphatase encodes the protein MSDPTTPPAHLEVDAHAPDRNLALELVRVTEAAAMAAGRWVGRGDKNGADGAAVNAMRTLIGTVGMDGVVVIGEGEKDNAPMLYNGEQVGSGEGPACDVAVDPVDGTTLVAKGMANGIAVMAVSARNSMYDPSAVFYMEKLVVGPEAAEVVDIRLPVAENIRRVAKAKGSSVDDVTVVLLDRRRHNELATQIRATGARIKFISDGDVAGAVEAARPDTGLDMLLGIGGTPEGIIAACAMKCLGGKIQGKLWPRDDEERQKALDAGHDLDQVLDTDDLVSGDDHFFVATGITDGELLRGVRYGRSTARTHSLVMRSRSGTIRSIESVHQLEKLRAYSAIDFEHAR
- a CDS encoding carbohydrate kinase family protein; this translates as MSAPVLVIGEALVDIVGPAAKTARNGNGKAKAIPGGFAANVAVGLARMSVPTELVARFGTDPYGDLLGSHLFGNGVQLAPGTVDPGSRTSTATATLDSDGVATYKFDMTWDPPELSLPRGCPAIHTGSIAMMLEPGATAIGEFLKSVADQPVTVTLDPNARPAITPDPVVAWSAVRELAALSDLVKLSDEDCEFFRPGVSLDDIAEELLTADRTQCVVITRGGHGALGVGRDIRVEVPAPAIEVVDTVGAGDSLMAALIAGLLARGLLGERRLAGLTSDDLRDVVDYAVKAAAITCTRHGADPPTAAEHTEKWGS
- a CDS encoding FadR/GntR family transcriptional regulator translates to MIRRHPLAEQAAEELLRRIGSGEWVLGAKLPGETTLAAQLGVGRSTIREAVRELAGRRVLESRQGAGVFVIALQAAEDWDKVLRKADITDVLEGRLAIETEAARLAATRRTPADLKNFRYTLADRQRAAVKSPDDWYIEADLAFHRAVVTAAHNAVLTELFDTFVPLIRRAMIDMLKLDEEHRHRHDQAAHEAIADAIRAKDPDLAAARSREHLSAVRSSVN